The DNA sequence GCGGTCCAGGACGAAGCCGCTCGACGAGCGCCGAACCATGCCGAACCACTCCGCGTTGCGGATGAAGATGTCCGCCTTGCCAGCGCCCCCCTCGTAGTTGACGGCCTGGATCTGGTCGGCTGTCCCAAGGCCCCAATCCGAGGCGGCGCCGTTGATAAAGTCCGACGACCAGCTGCCGCTCAGCGCGGTGGACGACGACATCAGCGTGCCCAGGTACTTCGGGGTCCAGTCGGTGACGTTGAGGACGAAGAGGTCCGCCTTGCCGTCCTTGTTCGCATCCGCGACGGTGAACTTGTCGCCCGTCTTCATCGTCCAGCCCGGGATGTTGGTGGCCCAGTCCGTGCCCGCGTCGTCGTCGTAGCGCTTCACGTAGTTCAGGGCCGTGCCCGTGGACTTCGTCAGCTCCAGGTAGGCCACCCCCCAGTCCGCGCCGTTGAAGACGTAGAGGTCGTCCTTGTTGTCGCCGTCGATGTCGCCCACGAAGTGCTGGTCGTTGGCGCCCATGTTCCAGCCCGAGGCGAGCGTCGTCGTGTAGAGCTTGATGTCCGACAGGGTCGTGCCCGTGGTGCGGATCATCCCCAGGTACTTGTAGCTCCAGTCCACGCCGTTGAAGACGTAGAGGTCCGACTTGTTGTCGCCGTCGAAGTCGGCCACGTAGAACTTGTCATGGGGGCCCATGCTCCAGCCCGGGATGCTGGTGTCGTAGCGCTCCACCGTGGAGAGCGCGGTGCCGCTCGACTTGAGCATGCCCATGTACCGGATGCTCCAGCTGGTACCCGTGAACAGGTAGAGGTCATCCTTGGCGTCACCGTCGAAGTCGGCCACGAAGAGCTGATCCGCCGCGCCGATGGAGCCGTAGCCCGGCAGGGTGCCGGCGTAGTGGATGACGGTCTCCAGGCCCGTGCCGTTCGAGCGCAGCAGGCCCAGGTAGCGGGTGCCCCAGCTCGTGGTGTTGAGCACGTAGACGTCGTCCCGGCCGTCACCGTTGAAGTCCGCCACGAAGAGCTTGTCGCCGGCCGCCAGCGTCCAGAAGTAGGTGCTGCTCGGCGCCGAGGGCACCAGGTTGTTCGCGGTCCAGACCCGGTCCAGCTGGAGCGGGCTGCCCTGCGAGCGGTAGATGGCCAGGTCGTTCCCGTTCTGGATGAGCACGTCAGTCCGCCCGTCCCCGTCGAAGTCACCCGGGAAGCTCTTGCTGAAGTCATGGTCGAGCTGGGGATAGAGCGACTGGCGCATGAGCGTCTGGCACACGGGGCAGTAGTTGGGGGTGTTGCCCTTCATCCGGCAGTTGTTCACGGGGCGGTAGAGGCCCGACTCATAGGTCCCACACCCGTTGAACATGCCCACGGTGCGGTTGCTGTCCATGCCGGACAGGAGCGTGGTGGGGATCGACGTGGTGGGGCTGATGAAGCGGTTCCACAGCACGGTGCTGCGGTTCAGGACGGTCGAGCAGTTGCGGGTGTTGATCGCCGCGCCCGTGTACGCGCCCTTGCCGGAGGCCGAGTACTCGTCCCTCAGCCCGCCAATGCCGTGGCCCGCCTCGTGAGCGACCACCTGCCAGGAAGAGGAGCGCGTCTGGACGATGTCGCGAGGGCCCCGGTTGCAGCCGCCAAAGCCCGGCTCGTTGAGCAGGACGATGATGTAGTCCGCGTGGGACAGGCCGTTGTCGCTCAGCGCGGTGTTCTTCAGGTTCTCCGTCAGGTTCACGCCGAAGAGCGAGGAGTGCTGCAGCCAGCAGTGCGCCCAGGAGCCAGAGTAGATGTAGCGCAGCGCCGTGTTCCGGCTCGTCTGGCTGATGACGGTGTCATCATCCGGGTCGCTGCTGGTGCCGTTCTCGTCGTATTCGATCTGGCTGACGCCCGAGTCCGTCGAGTTCAGGTTGAGGCGGTAGACGTTGAAGGCGTTGTGCTGCTCTCGGAAGAAGTCGTTGCCGAAGACGCCGTTGGCCACCAGGTCGTTGACCTGCGTGTTGTAGGCGGCCTGCTCAGCGGCCGTGTAGCCGTCGCCCATGACGACGACGACCTTCTTCCCTGAGTCCGGCCCGTTGTTGATCAGCTTGGTGCAGGTGGGTGCCTCGCACTGCGCCGCCGCCTCGGTGGCGGACAGGAGCATGGCGCAGAGCACTCCTGGAAGGATGGTGATGACTTTGGACAGCATCGTTTGACTCCCCTCACAGCGTCGCGAGCGACGCGGCACAGGGCCCGGAAGCCGGGCCTCGTACCCAGGTGAACGGAGCCTCCGGAGGATCTTCCCGGAAGGGGTGCCAAAAACCTTGCGGACCTGAACCTACATCAGGCTCGCGTCATCTCATCCAACGCCGAGGAGCGCCAGGTCGAGGCGGCCGGCCGCGACCGGCGGGCACCAGTAGTAGCCGCCGCTCACGGGCCGCGAGAACATGAAGAGTCCGTCCACGACCCCGTCCTCCAGCCCCGCCATCCGGCGCATCATGATCTCGAACCGGTCGAACGACTCGACCTGGGCGATGAACTCGAGCCCCTCCTGCGTCGCGGTCGCCCACGGCATGGAACGGCGGAGCATGAAGGCCGGTGGCTCGAAGCTCTCCTGCGCCGTGCGCTTCACGTGAGCGGACTCCGGCGCTTCTTCGATCTCATCATTCGAGTCGGCACGCCGGCCGATCAGCATCTCGCGGCGATCCTGGGTGAACTGACGGAAGCGCACGAGGTCATGCACCCATCGCTGCACGACGAGGAAGCTCGAGCCACGCAGGTGCTCGCCTCCGGACACGAGCGCCGACTTCACCGCCAGTTCTCCCTGGGGGTTCTCCGTCCCGTCCTCGAAGCGCGTCAGGTCGCGACCCTCGCGGTAGGTGAACATGTCGTTCGAATCGGCGAGCAGGAACGCGTCGGCGACGAGCTCGCGAATGTGCTGGGTGAGGTCGAACACCACGCCACGATCAGGGCCGCGCAGCAGGAAGCAGAGCGCGTCCTGCGTCGACGGAACGCTGCAGGCAGGACCGGACATGGCCGGAAACGTGCGCAGCCCGGGGATCTTCTTGCCGAGCGCGAGCGCCACCGGCTCGCCGATGCCGATGACGCCGCAGTCCAGCGAGACGCCGTCACGAAGGCGGCGGAGCGCGCCGAGCACATCCGTCTCCGGCGCGATGCGAAAGGTGAGCGAGCGGCCGACCGTCGGGCGGTCGGCGAGGACTGAAGGCTGAGCGTTCTCGACCATGGGCGCGCGATTACCGCAAGCCACGCCGTGCGTCGAGGCACATGCGCCCCGGGCTGCTGGGGACTCGACACGGCCCAGGGCCGCGCTGCCTCAAGGCCTGCTGAGGTTCGACAGGAACGTCTGCAGCGTCGTCATGGCTGGGCCGCGGGGATGATGCCACCTTCCCCCGCGCTCGAGCCGATAGACCGGAATGTTGGCGAGTCCCTCATCCCCCAGCTGCGCGGGCAGGTCGAGCAGGCTGATGTGGTAGTAGTAGCCCCCGCAGCCATCGGTGGCCATCTCCACATACGGACGCTTCTCGTACGCCTCCATGTCCAGGAAGTGCGGCGGGCCGAAGTCGACCGAGATCTCGCTGTGGGCGTCGCTCCCGAACATCCATTCGTTGCCCCGAAGGCGGCCGCGCGGCCACTCCACGGCGAACAAGTACCGGAAGGGCAGTGGCACCTCGACTTCGCCGGCGGGCGACTGCATGCGCTCCGGCCGGTACACGCGAGGATTGAACTGACACCCGAGCCGCTGGAGCTCGGCGATGACCGGCCAGCCCACGGAGCACTGCTCCCAGACAGACTGGGGCGCTGACAGCCCTCGCGCTTCGAGCTCCTTTCGCGCCAGCTTCCGCAACGCCCCGTTGGGGTAGTCGAGCAGCGGCGTCAGCGCCCGGCTCACCGGCTCCACGGGCGCGTCACACCCCAGGAGCGCCTCGACCAGCCGCTGAAGCGCCGGCGTGGTCTTCTGCGAAGGACGCCGCGCCCTCATCTCCACGGCGCGGTCCGCCAGCGCGTCGGCCGCCTCTCGGGCCACGGACCCGAGTTGCTTCGCGAACTCGGCCATCGACTCGTAGCGCTTCTCCGTCCCATCCGGCTCACGCAGCGCCGAGATGATCGCTGGCACCGAGAGCGCGCCGAAGTCGACCAGCTGCTTCATCATCGTCCGGTCCTCGACGCGGACGAAGTAGGTGAGCACCTTGCTCGCGGCCCCGGGCACGTGCGCGACCAGCCGATCCACGAACTGCCGCCGCGCCGCGGGCTTGAGCTGCCTGGCCGCATCGAAGGTGTCTGCCGTCGCCAGCAGCGGGGCCCGACCCACGCCCTCCCCTTCCAGCCAGGCGCCAGGCGCGTTCCTCAGCCCTGGCGGCCAGTTCCCCAGGCGCTCCTCGAGCAGGGGCACCCACTCCGAGGCCAGCGTCTCGGGAGCGAGCGCCCAGGCATCGTTGATGACCCGGGCAAGCCGCTCCCACGTCTCGTAGCTCGGTTCCCACGCGAGCAGCGTGTCGCGGGCCTCCTGCAGTGCCTTCAGGTCATTGGCCACGTTCCTCTTCCTCCCCGAGGGTGCTCAGGTCAGAAGCGTACGTGCGTGAGTGCCTCTTCCACGAGTTCTAGTTTCACGCCGTCCCAGCCCCAGAGGTTCTCCGCCTCCAGCCCGCGGCGAGGTCCCCAGAGCGTGCCCGTCAGGTGGTTGAAGTACTTGCGCTCTGCTTGGAGCACATGCCCCCGCTCCCGCGCCTTGGCGAGCAGCGCCTCGCTCGCGGGCTCGAAGCGAGACCAGCTCGACACGTGGTAGTCGAACTCTCGCGGCTCGGGATAGGTGCGCAGGAACCACTCGTACTCCTGGTCCAGGAGCGCGACGAGCCGCTGCTCCCCCGTCGCAGCGTGCGGCCCGGCTAGGTCGAGCACCACCGAGGCCAGCAGCACATCGCCGTGGATCACGACCATGGGACTGGGGGAGACCGCTCCCGCCCGCTCCAGCAGGGCCGTGCGCTCGGCCAGCATCCGCGGGCCATACCGCGCCAACCAGCCCTGCATGAAGCCGCGCCCGACGCTGTACTGCTCCTGGTAGAGCGCGGGCATCTCC is a window from the Hyalangium ruber genome containing:
- a CDS encoding M64 family metallopeptidase is translated as MLSKVITILPGVLCAMLLSATEAAAQCEAPTCTKLINNGPDSGKKVVVVMGDGYTAAEQAAYNTQVNDLVANGVFGNDFFREQHNAFNVYRLNLNSTDSGVSQIEYDENGTSSDPDDDTVISQTSRNTALRYIYSGSWAHCWLQHSSLFGVNLTENLKNTALSDNGLSHADYIIVLLNEPGFGGCNRGPRDIVQTRSSSWQVVAHEAGHGIGGLRDEYSASGKGAYTGAAINTRNCSTVLNRSTVLWNRFISPTTSIPTTLLSGMDSNRTVGMFNGCGTYESGLYRPVNNCRMKGNTPNYCPVCQTLMRQSLYPQLDHDFSKSFPGDFDGDGRTDVLIQNGNDLAIYRSQGSPLQLDRVWTANNLVPSAPSSTYFWTLAAGDKLFVADFNGDGRDDVYVLNTTSWGTRYLGLLRSNGTGLETVIHYAGTLPGYGSIGAADQLFVADFDGDAKDDLYLFTGTSWSIRYMGMLKSSGTALSTVERYDTSIPGWSMGPHDKFYVADFDGDNKSDLYVFNGVDWSYKYLGMIRTTGTTLSDIKLYTTTLASGWNMGANDQHFVGDIDGDNKDDLYVFNGADWGVAYLELTKSTGTALNYVKRYDDDAGTDWATNIPGWTMKTGDKFTVADANKDGKADLFVLNVTDWTPKYLGTLMSSSTALSGSWSSDFINGAASDWGLGTADQIQAVNYEGGAGKADIFIRNAEWFGMVRRSSSGFVLDRGYYHWIYSPLHDSKPWSDTLP
- a CDS encoding Dyp-type peroxidase, which gives rise to MVENAQPSVLADRPTVGRSLTFRIAPETDVLGALRRLRDGVSLDCGVIGIGEPVALALGKKIPGLRTFPAMSGPACSVPSTQDALCFLLRGPDRGVVFDLTQHIRELVADAFLLADSNDMFTYREGRDLTRFEDGTENPQGELAVKSALVSGGEHLRGSSFLVVQRWVHDLVRFRQFTQDRREMLIGRRADSNDEIEEAPESAHVKRTAQESFEPPAFMLRRSMPWATATQEGLEFIAQVESFDRFEIMMRRMAGLEDGVVDGLFMFSRPVSGGYYWCPPVAAGRLDLALLGVG